In Euwallacea similis isolate ESF13 chromosome 19, ESF131.1, whole genome shotgun sequence, the genomic stretch TCCTATCCTCTTCCCGCTCTGAGCTTCTGCTCCTCTGTCTGTCTTCTTTTTTATTACGCTTCTTGTTTCGCCTCTCTCTTGACCTCGACCTGCGGCCCGAACGGCCACTGCCCTTTGACTTGGATCGACTTTTACCCCTGGACGGCGATTTATCTTTGGTTGTACTTTTCTCCCGGGTTGTACTTCTCGATCTACGAAATTCATCTTGCCTAGTGCTTAGAACTGCAACCATCAATTACCTGACAATTATAACACTATCTGGGGACCCATGTCTGCTACTGATTGAAGATTGAGGAGATAATTGAGAGTTCTTGTTTTGCAGCTTCGTTGAAGGGGATTGAGGTTCTTTTGAACGATCCTTTCCGGCCTTAGGCGGAGCCTCTACCGACTTGAGTTTGAGGAACATGGCAGCTTTGCGTTTGCGTTCTAACTGACGGGCTTTTTCCCTCTCGTCTGCCTCTTTATCGTCCACTAAACCaaaatttaagaaactgatATTTGTTGCTTGCCTAGCGCCTTACGTTTTTTCTGTTCTTCCATTTGCATCATTTCCAAAATTGGATCATCGGCCAAATCCTCTCCATTCTTAACATCGCTGCCTTCTCCTGGATCGAACATGTCGATGGCCGGTAGGGGCTTTTTCTTGGGCCGCAATTCCGGTTTCCCTTTGGGACTCGACCCATTTTTGATCGCTGGAGGAGTTCTGGAACGAGATTTACCCAATTTCGCCGGTGCAATTGGAGACTTCGAACGAGACTTCGATCTTCTTGGCACGATGACAACAATCTTCGGCTCTTCCACTGGAGGTTTTGTGACCACAACATCAACAGGAATAGCGACAATTTTCTGAACAGTTTTAGAAATCGGAGAAGTCTCACTGGCTTTAATAGGAGTTATTTTTGCGACCTCGGGACTAGTTTCCTCGTCGGATGAATCCTCCACCGGAAGGGCGCTTTTAATTTCCTTCGCAGGTTCTTCTTTAGGCTTTTTAATCGAAAAGCTAACTGGAGCTGGAAAAAGGGTAATAGGGATTGTCAAAAACATGtataaaaaacttacttatTGGCTTTTTTGGCTTGCCTAGCGCCTGTTTGTCATCATCGAAAGTTTGCTCTTCTTTGATTTCATGTTTAACCCTCAGCATGGCCAATTTAGCCCTAATAGAATAGGGTAACTTTGAAGATTCCGGCTTTAAGCAGTATTAAGATAGCGGTTACTGTTACCTGTAATACTCGTGATAGTCGTGGCCCTGGTCTAGAAACAGAAACCGCGGATCAGCCTTTTGCCTAATTATGTCTTCGAACTGGTCTCCGTTCTTTATCACGTATTCTGCCATTTTATCTATCACAGTCTGCACATCAACTGGAGGAATTCTATAAAGACGTGTACACGTTAATTTTTTCGATCATTAATTCCGTTGGTaaagtctcaaaaatttaacGGTTTAAGTTAATGCAAAAGAACTTACTTGTAATTCTCTTTTTCTACCTTTTTGGGAGGGTCTCTCGAGTCTCGCTCATCTTCTGATTCTTCCTCTGATCCTGATCCGTAAGCAGCCAATGAGAGTAAAGGTTTTTTAACTGTAATTCGCATGACAAATGTATATCTTACATATGCAAATTTATACATTAAAAGCATCACTTTCGATAATTTGccacataaataaaaaacaaagttctGACCATAACTTTACTAATTTCTAAACTTTCCCTCAAAAGTACCTTCATTCTCATCGTACTTCACCAACGACACTTTCTTCTCTTCAGGCGCCCTTTCCACATTTACTTCTTCTTTAACCACAGGAGGCAAGAGGGGCACGTTCGCAGTGTACGGATTGACGCTGTCCTTATTCAAATTGGACactaaaatcattaatatGTTCATTTAGTAACGTgtcattaacaaaaattttgaggGTTGTGAACCAGGCTTCCGGGGTAGAAAATCGTACAGGAGTC encodes the following:
- the su(w[a]) gene encoding protein suppressor of white apricot isoform X2 → MSQWGSTDSGILRKNRVDENLDDLLVFGYSCKIFRDDEKALYIDKGKHLIPWMGNESLKIDRYDGRGTLSDLKMFEASREGYDTLRWLGLSESQNKLEELCDKERYYSLEINEEEEEMYKEEVAKRQKTNAFAFDYNNPEPANPSLKEAIPTVPEKEEEDEPYKPSPILDVPVDISIPKTMKEYARIEKTALFVCRQGPQMEILIKAKQADNPQFSFLIVHDPLYKFYRHILAALKNGRYQPQCEKKPEETKEDDSKVEDQGSHYLHPSLVSGSAKLDTPPITQSFPYRPSADCAYSQLVTRIQGAGLAATAQPDPQQQQATLEQQYHQYYYVQQFYEYWRHSVVNSEQGALYAGLPMNFRQLDQNMQSYIHQMAWAQFVQQKQMQEVQQQQQAQANANNNSYAQIVSNLNKDSVNPYTANVPLLPPVVKEEVNVERAPEEKKVSLVKYDENEGSEEESEDERDSRDPPKKVEKENYKIPPVDVQTVIDKMAEYVIKNGDQFEDIIRQKADPRFLFLDQGHDYHEYYRAKLAMLRVKHEIKEEQTFDDDKQALGKPKKPITPVSFSIKKPKEEPAKEIKSALPVEDSSDEETSPEVAKITPIKASETSPISKTVQKIVAIPVDVVVTKPPVEEPKIVVIVPRRSKSRSKSPIAPAKLGKSRSRTPPAIKNGSSPKGKPELRPKKKPLPAIDMFDPGEGSDVKNGEDLADDPILEMMQMEEQKKLDDKEADEREKARQLERKRKAAMFLKLKSVEAPPKAGKDRSKEPQSPSTKLQNKNSQLSPQSSISSRHGSPDSVIIVRSRSTTREKSTTKDKSPSRGKSRSKSKGSGRSGRRSRSRERRNKKRNKKEDRQRSRSSEREEDRKRRKDKKKKTHKRKHSKSDKKKSKKARRSRSKTSRSRSSSVKSHISINSS
- the su(w[a]) gene encoding protein suppressor of white apricot isoform X1, with amino-acid sequence MSQWGSTDSGILRKNRVDENLDDLLVFGYSCKIFRDDEKALYIDKGKHLIPWMGNESLKIDRYDGRGTLSDLKMFEASREGYDTLRWLGLSESQNKLEELCDKERYYSLEINEEEEEMYKEEVAKRQKTNAFAFDYNNPEPANPSLKEAIPTVPEKEEEDEPYKPSPILDVPVDISIPKTMKEYARIEKTALFVCRQGPQMEILIKAKQADNPQFSFLIVHDPLYKFYRHILAALKNGRYQPQCEKKPEETKEDDSKVEDQGSHYLHPSLVSGSAKLDTPPITQSFPYRPSADCAYSQLVTRIQGAGLAATAQPDPQQQQATLEQQYHQYYYVQQFYEYWRHSVVNSEQGALYAGLPMNFRQLDQNMQSYIHQMAWAQFVQQKQMQEVQQQQQAQANANNNSYAQIVSNLNKDSVNPYTANVPLLPPVVKEEVNVERAPEEKKVSLVKYDENEVKKPLLSLAAYGSGSEEESEDERDSRDPPKKVEKENYKIPPVDVQTVIDKMAEYVIKNGDQFEDIIRQKADPRFLFLDQGHDYHEYYRAKLAMLRVKHEIKEEQTFDDDKQALGKPKKPITPVSFSIKKPKEEPAKEIKSALPVEDSSDEETSPEVAKITPIKASETSPISKTVQKIVAIPVDVVVTKPPVEEPKIVVIVPRRSKSRSKSPIAPAKLGKSRSRTPPAIKNGSSPKGKPELRPKKKPLPAIDMFDPGEGSDVKNGEDLADDPILEMMQMEEQKKLDDKEADEREKARQLERKRKAAMFLKLKSVEAPPKAGKDRSKEPQSPSTKLQNKNSQLSPQSSISSRHGSPDSVIIVRSRSTTREKSTTKDKSPSRGKSRSKSKGSGRSGRRSRSRERRNKKRNKKEDRQRSRSSEREEDRKRRKDKKKKTHKRKHSKSDKKKSKKARRSRSKTSRSRSSSVKSHISINSS